A part of bacterium genomic DNA contains:
- a CDS encoding electron transfer flavoprotein subunit beta/FixA family protein: protein MNIVVSIKQVPDTTEVRINPETNTLIRDGVPSIVNPFDMYAIEEAIRLKERFGGTTTVITMGPPQAKEALRTAISMGIDEGILVSDRAFAGSDTWATSLTLAATIRKLGNIDLIICGKQAMDGDTAQVGPGIAEHLQIPFVAYVKKVEDVNNGIIRVQRLMEEGYDVIEMPLPALITVVKEINEPRIPSLKGLMRAKKFEPKVFTANDLAVNPDEIGLKGSPTLVTRIFTPQPKGKGEILSGTIEHQVETLISKLREQKII from the coding sequence ATGAATATTGTCGTGAGTATAAAACAAGTGCCTGATACTACAGAAGTACGGATTAATCCGGAAACTAACACCTTAATCCGTGATGGGGTTCCGAGTATAGTGAATCCGTTTGATATGTATGCAATCGAAGAAGCGATTCGATTGAAAGAGCGGTTCGGCGGAACCACTACAGTCATCACGATGGGACCACCGCAAGCAAAAGAAGCGTTACGAACTGCAATTTCTATGGGGATAGATGAGGGAATATTAGTTTCAGACCGAGCGTTTGCTGGGTCTGATACCTGGGCAACGTCGTTAACATTGGCTGCAACTATCAGAAAACTCGGAAATATCGATCTGATTATCTGCGGAAAACAAGCGATGGATGGAGATACAGCTCAGGTTGGTCCAGGAATAGCTGAACATCTGCAGATTCCATTTGTAGCGTATGTTAAAAAAGTAGAAGATGTTAACAATGGAATCATTCGAGTCCAACGGCTGATGGAAGAAGGATATGATGTTATCGAGATGCCGCTACCGGCGTTAATCACCGTAGTTAAAGAAATTAATGAACCGCGGATTCCTTCGCTCAAAGGGCTTATGCGGGCAAAAAAATTTGAACCGAAAGTTTTTACCGCAAACGATTTGGCGGTTAATCCGGATGAAATTGGATTGAAAGGATCACCGACCTTAGTCACGCGGATATTCACGCCGCAACCGAAAGGAAAAGGTGAAATTTTAAGCGGAACAATTGAACATCAGGTCGAAACGCTGATATCAAAGTTACGTGAGCAAAAAATAATTTAG
- a CDS encoding electron transfer flavoprotein subunit alpha produces MSIKILFDKCTGCTLCVKVCPFSAMQMVDRDSVPEAIPASSAVTPTTRKLSKKVVIIDLDKCTLCGACVPECKFDAIDLKKEELSQPAVATDAYKGVWVFAEQREQKIQPVVYELLGEGRKLADQLGEELAAVLFGYGMQEQAQELIYYGADKVYYMDDPIFQEFQDDPYSEAMKRLVVKYKPSILLTGATNIGRSFIPQIAIKLYTGLTADCTGLAIEPETKLLLQTRPAFGGNLMAVIKCPNKRPQMATVRHKVMKKAERNPTRTGQVIVEPIGAPLPCRTKLIHKVAEALTTVKLEEADIIVSGGRGLGKAENFKLIEELAILLNAAVGASRAAVDAGWIPYSHQVGQTGKTVCPKLYIAVGISGSIQHLAGMGSSDTIVAINRDPHAPIFNHCTYGIVGDLFEVVPLLTKRIKEICN; encoded by the coding sequence ATGAGTATTAAAATACTTTTTGACAAATGTACCGGATGTACGTTATGTGTGAAAGTATGTCCGTTTAGCGCAATGCAAATGGTTGACCGGGACTCGGTACCGGAAGCGATTCCTGCTTCTTCTGCGGTAACGCCGACGACGCGTAAGTTATCGAAAAAAGTGGTGATTATAGATTTGGATAAATGTACCCTATGTGGTGCTTGTGTTCCGGAATGTAAATTCGATGCAATTGACTTGAAAAAAGAAGAACTATCTCAACCTGCGGTAGCGACTGATGCATATAAAGGGGTTTGGGTGTTTGCAGAACAACGGGAGCAGAAAATTCAACCGGTAGTCTATGAACTTCTCGGTGAAGGACGGAAACTTGCCGACCAGCTCGGAGAAGAACTTGCTGCGGTCTTGTTCGGTTATGGAATGCAAGAACAGGCGCAAGAATTGATTTATTATGGTGCGGATAAAGTCTATTATATGGACGACCCGATTTTCCAGGAGTTCCAAGATGACCCATACTCCGAAGCGATGAAACGGTTGGTAGTCAAATATAAACCGTCTATCCTGTTAACTGGTGCAACGAATATTGGTCGTTCGTTTATTCCGCAAATTGCTATTAAACTTTATACCGGATTAACTGCTGATTGTACCGGATTAGCCATCGAGCCGGAAACAAAACTTCTTCTTCAGACTCGACCGGCATTCGGTGGAAATTTAATGGCGGTTATTAAGTGCCCAAACAAACGGCCGCAAATGGCAACGGTTCGACATAAAGTAATGAAAAAAGCTGAGCGAAACCCGACACGCACAGGACAGGTTATCGTTGAACCGATCGGGGCTCCACTTCCTTGCAGAACCAAATTGATTCATAAAGTAGCAGAAGCGCTTACTACTGTTAAACTTGAAGAAGCAGATATTATTGTTAGTGGCGGGCGTGGACTTGGGAAAGCAGAAAATTTCAAACTGATTGAAGAATTAGCGATTCTATTAAATGCAGCTGTCGGTGCATCGCGTGCTGCCGTTGATGCCGGTTGGATACCCTATTCGCATCAAGTTGGCCAAACTGGGAAAACGGTATGTCCAAAACTTTATATTGCAGTCGGTATTTCTGGCTCTATCCAGCATCTTGCTGGTATGGGAAGTTCGGATACCATTGTGGCTATCAATCGCGACCCGCACGCACCAATTTTCAATCATTGCACCTACGGTATTGTTGGTGACCTTTTCGAAGTTGTCCCCTTGTTAACCAAACGGATTAAAGAAATCTGTAATTAA
- a CDS encoding TolC family protein: protein MKIVSIRRLTVMFLLVATNTLAQNEMVPITISTAIPARKINLESIIHLTYQINPNIAAAKYDLESAEYAYQEFERELSQFTPLKLESRIDRTLTQTSGGTLESGTQNYSNSIGFQKDYFNGTSFSFSVGHQGDFGEDNAGHYPFIGTSISIPLFSSYQTLSRITWRSFEESQLYTARLNYISKIKGHLRWAQLGYLWFQNDLEKLRLTKQCWNDFQTIFCSSRVQSTPAEKEQIEGELQSLQSDIVELEGEIHSGRIELQANIGCDELELDQIEPFDLYTENFYGKEYLQRSKEDLTKIAIQDDVEIKVLEASKHSAEQKRLLAEKGKWDIFLNLDANYDFPGQGTKTGESGYYVGAAVNANWIDSKLLKLSYNKAEAEIKQYLQQIKAQQMNIKNSVDLSWNNAKNLRKQAEELTAEVESRKNVYTQKVASFLENKETIDNLIQARKKLLDSQKRLANVLTDFYETVTELDAICNVYFQKLKIDIVSLEKKSAKKN from the coding sequence ATGAAAATTGTAAGTATACGTAGATTAACCGTAATGTTTCTCTTAGTTGCTACCAATACACTAGCGCAAAATGAAATGGTACCGATAACCATTTCAACCGCAATACCAGCTCGGAAAATTAATCTTGAATCAATTATCCATTTAACCTATCAAATCAATCCAAACATTGCCGCAGCCAAATATGACCTCGAATCCGCAGAATATGCCTATCAGGAATTTGAGCGAGAGTTAAGCCAATTTACTCCCTTAAAACTCGAATCGCGTATAGACCGAACACTCACTCAAACTAGCGGCGGAACACTTGAATCCGGAACCCAGAATTATTCGAATTCGATTGGGTTCCAGAAAGATTATTTCAACGGTACCTCTTTTTCTTTTTCGGTCGGACATCAAGGTGATTTCGGAGAAGATAATGCGGGACATTATCCATTTATTGGCACTTCCATCAGTATCCCGCTATTTAGTTCATATCAGACGTTAAGCCGGATTACCTGGCGGAGTTTTGAAGAGAGCCAGTTATACACCGCCCGGTTAAACTATATTAGCAAAATTAAAGGGCACCTTCGTTGGGCGCAACTTGGATATCTCTGGTTCCAAAATGATTTAGAAAAATTGCGGTTAACCAAACAATGTTGGAACGATTTCCAGACCATCTTCTGTTCCAGTCGGGTGCAATCAACCCCTGCGGAAAAAGAGCAAATCGAAGGTGAGCTGCAATCGCTGCAATCGGATATTGTCGAGCTTGAAGGAGAAATTCATTCCGGAAGAATTGAGTTGCAAGCTAATATCGGCTGTGATGAACTTGAGTTAGACCAAATTGAGCCGTTCGATTTATATACAGAAAATTTTTATGGAAAAGAATATCTGCAGCGAAGTAAAGAAGATTTGACCAAAATTGCCATCCAAGATGATGTCGAAATTAAAGTGTTAGAAGCTTCGAAACATTCTGCGGAACAGAAACGTCTTCTTGCCGAAAAGGGAAAATGGGATATTTTCTTAAACCTTGATGCGAACTATGATTTTCCTGGTCAAGGAACTAAAACTGGTGAATCTGGATATTATGTAGGCGCTGCGGTAAACGCAAACTGGATTGATTCAAAACTGCTGAAACTTTCCTATAATAAAGCGGAAGCAGAAATTAAACAATATCTGCAGCAGATTAAAGCGCAGCAGATGAATATCAAAAATTCAGTAGATTTATCGTGGAATAATGCTAAGAATCTTCGGAAGCAAGCTGAAGAGTTAACCGCAGAAGTCGAATCGAGGAAAAATGTTTATACGCAGAAAGTAGCAAGTTTTTTAGAAAATAAGGAAACGATTGATAATCTGATTCAAGCGCGAAAAAAACTGCTTGATTCCCAGAAACGGCTTGCCAATGTTTTGACCGATTTTTATGAAACCGTTACTGAGCTGGATGCGATCTGCAATGTCTATTTTCAAAAACTAAAAATTGATATTGTTTCACTGGAAAAGAAATCCGCAAAAAAGAACTAG
- a CDS encoding exonuclease domain-containing protein produces the protein MKLSEVSFVVLDTETTGLNPAFGDRIIELGMLKVKNRNIVDRFQSFINPGRPISPSATAINGITDEDVRFAPYFTQIVDQFLVFIADTVLIIHNAQFDLGFLAAQLRLAQKPIPQNPVFDTIRLAKLVYPHLGSYSLGNLATALNITIPHLHRAMNDVEITYQIFDNILTKLIQRNINTVDELLTFQGGTIPFPKGAEIPLPQELEEALKTNSKLKIRYISSSGEETVRLIEPIEINAFSDYLYLVAFCHLRKEKRTFRLDRIIQMLPVKTNDNKSGI, from the coding sequence ATGAAGTTATCTGAAGTTTCATTCGTCGTTCTTGATACTGAAACTACGGGATTAAACCCAGCGTTTGGTGACCGAATAATTGAACTTGGGATGCTGAAAGTCAAGAATCGCAACATCGTTGACCGGTTTCAGAGTTTCATCAATCCCGGGCGACCTATCTCTCCGAGCGCAACCGCTATTAACGGAATTACTGATGAAGACGTGCGCTTTGCTCCATATTTTACTCAAATTGTTGACCAGTTTCTTGTTTTTATAGCGGATACGGTTTTGATCATTCATAACGCTCAGTTCGATTTAGGATTTCTCGCAGCTCAATTACGACTAGCGCAAAAGCCTATTCCGCAGAATCCGGTTTTCGATACCATTCGACTAGCGAAACTTGTTTATCCGCATCTCGGTAGTTATAGTCTCGGCAATCTAGCCACCGCGTTAAATATTACAATTCCACATCTCCATCGAGCGATGAATGATGTTGAGATAACCTATCAGATTTTTGATAATATCCTGACCAAGCTTATTCAACGAAACATTAACACAGTCGATGAACTATTGACTTTCCAAGGTGGGACGATTCCTTTTCCAAAGGGAGCAGAAATTCCATTGCCGCAAGAGCTAGAAGAAGCATTGAAAACGAACTCGAAATTAAAGATCCGTTATATCTCCAGTTCTGGAGAGGAAACCGTTCGTTTGATTGAACCAATAGAAATAAATGCGTTTTCTGATTATCTATATTTGGTAGCATTCTGCCATCTCCGCAAAGAAAAACGGACCTTCCGACTAGATAGGATAATCCAGATGCTTCCGGTGAAAACTAATGACAATAAATCTGGAATTTAA